CGCTGCGCTCGAAGTGCGAAAGTGCGAAAGTGCGGGAGTGCGAAAGTGGCCGGATCATACGGCCTGCGTGCGCATCCCTCGCTCTTGTACCCTCGCTACGGTTCAGGTTCGCTCGTCGCCTGCCGCCAGCGTGTAACAATCTCGTTCACGAGTTCCGCCCGCGGCCTCGTGGCATCCAGCCAGACGGCGCCCTCGGGAAGCTTGGTGCGGAACCAAGTCATCTGGCGCTTGGTGTACGACTTGGTGTTCGCACCCACCAGCGCCAGCGCCTCGTCCAGCGTTCGCTCGCCACGGAAATACGGGACCAGCTCGGCGTAGCCGTGGGCGTTCAGCCCCGGCGCGTTCTCGCCGTAGCGCTCGACCAGTGCGCGCACCTCGTCCAGCAGCCCCGACTCAACCATCTGCCCGATGCGCCGGTCGATCCCCGCGTGAAGCCGTTCGCGCGGCACCTGCAGCACGAACGGCAGCACGGGGACGGGCGCCTCTTCCGGCGGCGAGTGCTCGTGCCACCACGACAGCGATCGGCCCGTGAGCAGCGGCACCTCCAGCGCGCGCATCAGCCGCTGGCGCCCGCCCCAGTGCCGCAGGCGCTCGGCGGATCCGGGATCGTGCGGCTCCAGCCAGCGCAGCAGCTCGGCATCGCTCATCCGCTCCATCAGCGTGGTGATGCGGGCGCGGGCGGCCGGGTCCAGCGGCGGCTCCTGAAAGATGGGATGCGTGAGGGCGCGCAGAAAGAACCCGGTGCCGCCCACGAGCATGGGCACGCGCCCGCGGCCGCGGATCTCCTGGATTTTCCCGCGCGCGTACGTGGCCCACTTGGCCGCGCTGAACCGCTCGGCGGGGCTGGCGATGTCGATGCCCCAGTGCGGAATGCCGCCCCGCTCCTCGGCCGTGGGCTTCGCCGTGCCGATGTCCATCCCCTGGAACACGGCGCGCGAGTCCATGGAGATGATCTCCGCGTCCAGCCGCCGCGCGACGTCGATGGAGAGCGCGGTCTTGCCGGACGATGTGGGGCCTACGATGGCCAGCGCGTCGGCGATCATGCCGGGATGCCCCGCCCCCGGCCCCTCCCCGCACAAACTACGTGCACATCGATGCGTGGAAACCACCCACACTGAGAGGCGTGCCTCTGCCCTGCTGGGGCGAATGAATTCGCGGCAACAACGGCCCGAAGTCCGCCTTCGCGGACTGCGGCCGAGTGGCCGCGCTGACACGCGTCCCAATCCAGATGAGTGAGCGGGGCCGGCGGAGCGCACACGAATTCTCCCCTCTCCCGCTTGCGGGAGAGGGGCCGGGGGAGAGGGCAGCCGAGGACTGCGCCGGAGCCGACGGGACGCACCCAAACCCGCCAGCGCCGCCCGCCGGAGCACCCGATTGCCGAAACGCCCCGGATTGGCTCCCTTCCCCCGCGCAGTTTGCGGGGGAAGGGCTGGGGATGGGGGGCGC
This genomic window from Longimicrobium sp. contains:
- the miaA gene encoding tRNA (adenosine(37)-N6)-dimethylallyltransferase MiaA; this encodes MIADALAIVGPTSSGKTALSIDVARRLDAEIISMDSRAVFQGMDIGTAKPTAEERGGIPHWGIDIASPAERFSAAKWATYARGKIQEIRGRGRVPMLVGGTGFFLRALTHPIFQEPPLDPAARARITTLMERMSDAELLRWLEPHDPGSAERLRHWGGRQRLMRALEVPLLTGRSLSWWHEHSPPEEAPVPVLPFVLQVPRERLHAGIDRRIGQMVESGLLDEVRALVERYGENAPGLNAHGYAELVPYFRGERTLDEALALVGANTKSYTKRQMTWFRTKLPEGAVWLDATRPRAELVNEIVTRWRQATSEPEP